The Camelina sativa cultivar DH55 chromosome 18, Cs, whole genome shotgun sequence DNA window CACGTTCAAACACCCACACACAAAACGTTGAAAATGAAAGGATTTGGTAAATCAGCAAAATACCTTGAGGTGTTGTTGAAATAGTAGTTTCTGATACAACTCGAGCCTTATCAGAGAAGAGCTTTGCCATTCGTAGCTCTGTTATTTTCATTTGTTCCGTAGCAGCAACCTCAAGCTCCACTATTGGCCTATTTTCATACCTttcctaaataaataaataaagacacGATTTGATGAATATGTAACTGTTTCATTCACTcacacacacagaaaaaaaaaactgattttggaAATGCCAATATGACCTTTAACGCAGCGAGCATCTCAGCGTGAGTCTTGCCTGAGGCGCAAATAATGAAGATAaagccaaacttttttttgtagcgTACATTCCAATCAGCAAGCTCCTAGGAAATTTGAAAGCAAAATTGATAAATTTACtgaagagatgaaaaaaaaaaaaaaatgtgaagatTCATCTCACCTttaaagcagaagaagaggttgTGGCAAAGGCCGTGGACTGCTCTGCTTCGCTCCAACGAGTAAAATCGGAGTTGatagaagaaggtgaaggagtATCCCCGATCTGAGGATGAGCAGAGAATGCTTCAAGCCAAGCTGTCACATTAACAAGGTTGAACCAGATGTCTCTTGCAGTATGTATTGCTGCTTCTAAAGATTCAAACGGAGCAGAATCCACCATCATCTTCGCGAAATCGGAGCTTCCACAGCAAACCTTCCATTCATCTTCTCCGGTCTCCATCgccattttctctctctctctctctctctctctctctctctctctctctctctttcaccgATCATCGTTCTGTTGATTGGTGGTAAGTATGTTCACTGGATGAGCCTAAATGGGCCTGTTATTAAATGGGCCTTTTGAAAATACCAAGGCCtgtctctttatcttcttcctttttaaatTCGATCTTCTTCTATatctgaattattattattatacagaAACAGAAGCGAGAAGTTCTCTctacaaacaatttttttgtaaagagatctgttttagggttttgccTTGTGGCTTGTGGCGGGAATAACAGAGACATCGCCGAGATGGGGAAAGATGAAGAGGAAATGAGAGGGGAGATCGAGGAGCGACTAATCAATGAAGAGTACAAGATCTGGAAGAAGAACACTCCTTTCCTCTACGATCTCGTCATTACTCACGCTCTTGAGTGGCCTTCACTCACTGTTGAATGGCTCCCGGAGCGTGAGGAGCCTGCCGGTAAAGACTACTCCGTTCAGAAGATGATTCTCGGTACCCACACTTCCGAGAACGAACCCAATTACTTGATGCTAGCTCAAGTTCAGCTTCCCCTTGACGACACAGAGAGCGAAGCTCGTCAATACGACGATGACCGCTCTGAATTTGGCGGCTTCGGCTGCGCCACCGGAAaggtactattttttttattttttttccttaccttTTAAATTCTcagatagattttagggttcaaaTGAGTTAATAAAGGTGATTACTTGCTTGCGTAGGTGCAAATTATCCAGCAAATTAATCATGAAGGCGAGGTCAATCGAGCTCGCTACATGCCTCAAAACCCTTTCATGATTGCTACCAAGACTGTTAATGCGGAGGTGTATGTTTTCGATTACAGTAAGCATCCATCTAAGCCTCCACTTGATGGGGCTTGTAATCCTGATTT harbors:
- the LOC104761916 gene encoding uric acid degradation bifunctional protein TTL isoform X2 encodes the protein MAMETGEDEWKVCCGSSDFAKMMVDSAPFESLEAAIHTARDIWFNLVNVTAWLEAFSAHPQIGDTPSPSSINSDFTRWSEAEQSTAFATTSSSALKELADWNVRYKKKFGFIFIICASGKTHAEMLAALKERYENRPIVELEVAATEQMKITELRMAKLFSDKARVVSETTISTTPQDRLRIIGGHLNVAAESKAIKRSRPPITTHVLDVSRGTPAAGVEVHLEVWSGTTGPSFGHGGGGVWSSVGTSATDKDGRSGPLMDLVEALNPGTYRISFNTAKYCPGCFFPYVSIVFRVTESQKLEHFHVPLLLAPFSFSTYRGS
- the LOC104761916 gene encoding uric acid degradation bifunctional protein TTL isoform X3, with protein sequence MAMETGEDEWKVCCGSSDFAKMMVDSAPFESLEAAIHTARDIWFNLVNVTAWLEAFSAHPQIGDTPSPSSINSDFTRWSEAEQSTAFATTSSSALKELADWNVRYKKKFGFIFIICASGKTHAEMLAALKERYENRPIVELEVAATEQMKITELRMAKLFSDKARVVSETTISTTPQAESKAIKRSRPPITTHVLDVSRGTPAAGVEVHLEVWSGTTGPSFGHGGGGVWSSVGTSATDKDGRSGPLMDLVEALNPGTYRISFNTAKYCPGCFFPYVSIVFRVTESQKLEHFHVPLLLAPFSFSTYRGS
- the LOC104761916 gene encoding uric acid degradation bifunctional protein TTL isoform X1 translates to MAMETGEDEWKVCCGSSDFAKMMVDSAPFESLEAAIHTARDIWFNLVNVTAWLEAFSAHPQIGDTPSPSSINSDFTRWSEAEQSTAFATTSSSALKELADWNVRYKKKFGFIFIICASGKTHAEMLAALKERYENRPIVELEVAATEQMKITELRMAKLFSDKARVVSETTISTTPQEDRLRIIGGHLNVAAESKAIKRSRPPITTHVLDVSRGTPAAGVEVHLEVWSGTTGPSFGHGGGGVWSSVGTSATDKDGRSGPLMDLVEALNPGTYRISFNTAKYCPGCFFPYVSIVFRVTESQKLEHFHVPLLLAPFSFSTYRGS